Below is a window of Littorina saxatilis isolate snail1 linkage group LG2, US_GU_Lsax_2.0, whole genome shotgun sequence DNA.
CTCACCGAGAAGGACTCTGGTATCATGTACTCAGGAGTCACTCTCGTTTATCGTGAGGAGATTGGTCACTCCTCTCTAGAGCTGACGTCTATCTCCTAGGCCCTTCGGGCCTCACACCATCCCAAGGTTTCACATACTTTGGCATGATGTTCTTACGGTCACCTGGAGAGTTCGTCCTACTCAGTTCTGAGCGGACAACCTTAGGCACTGATCGTTCCATGTTCGGCACTACAGCAAGCGCCCACTAGGACGCTTGCTTCCATTTTAGGTCGATTGGAATTCATAGCTTCTTGCTTGTGAAATTACGTCAAGACCTTTCCCGCTAGCGCTTAAGCCGCTTTGGGATTCACCCTCTCAAGACTGATTCAAGTCTATTCCGATTCAGAGCTGGTTTCAACACATGACAAGTCAGTGGTTGGACCCTAACTGGATTACTCAGGGCATTGGTCTTGGCTGATCACGGAAGTTAAGCAACTTCGAGCTCGGTTAGTACTAGGATGGGTGACCGCTGGGAACACCTAGTGCAGCGTTTTCCGATACGcacttaaagctgtggtctatttatgactttccagggctacgaggttgaaaaatagggataaaatcatgtacagaattctgtacagcaaacactaccccaaaccccacctatacggcgtgtatgaccttgagagcttcagtcaacgcttggattttgcagtggtaacatccggtttgctctctcagagctgagcatatttgtcaagaaggatcaagcagaaaaaataaacgacttggcagggattcaaactcaaggcctcggggcctcgaaatgtcggggccgatgtcttaaccgctaggccacttcaccagtgttgtcaaagataaaaaattgataattttatatcattctacgcttgaattaccatttatgtgttgcaaaaacgtaaaaattgccattaaaatttgcctttatttgcaaacatgtttcacggaattGCAGTActtgtttacaccgtcatgctacacgacattcgcgccatgcaaatagctgcgatatctctatttacaacatgcaagaaaaatgacaaaaacagtAATTGCAAACAGTaatctccaaagctctgtgcagttgaaaacagacatctaagaaatagttatacatgtattcacttctgaacaatgggcggatagaggtataaatcatgctgcttcaagaataacataacatgaattcacatcaatgtttttccttctttttctcaattggcgcggTAGCCTAGTGGTTcggacatgagacacgaagtctcgaggtcgagagtttGAATCTTCgtcggggcgtttattttttccccttgatctctcttgaagataaaatatgatcagttttgagagagcaaaccggatgttatccctgcaaaattcaagcgttgactgaagctctcaaggtcatacacgccgtataggtagggtttcgggtagcgtttgctgtacagaattctgtacatgattgtatccctatttttcaacctcgtagccccggaaagtcacaaatagaccacagctttaaccaGCCGGTTATGTACTGCGTACAATGCTTTCAGGGTGCCCTCTTTCGTGGCGCCCTTACTAGAGCTGCGGTTCTAAGTTTTGCTCCTTTTAGCGCGGTCACCACGCTTGGCATCAATTTTGGGCGCGGGGATTTGCTGATTAGCGAATCTCGGTTCATCTTTGATGAGAGGTCGCATATTCGCCGAAACTGGAAGTTATTTCCTTTGTTTTCGGTTTTAGGACATTTCCTTTGACTCTTCTATGTGAGGAGTCTGGAAAATGCCAGAATTAGTTTCGACATTTTGTCATGCCTCTTGTCAGTGAACAAGGTATAAGGCTTCTTGCCCCTGGTTCATTACGAACAATTAGCATCTACCTCTTGGAGACTATGGTGCTGTGGCTTACTCAAGCTCTAACCTTCCAGCGCTTCACTCCTCGGAGGGTGTTACACTCTTGGTCAGTTGGAACTCTCTTGTTCGATCCAAAAGTGAGACGCACAGGTTTTTGTTCGTTTTTCACTACTTGTTTGCCTTGAAGACAGTTTCGTTGTCTTCTGATCTTTCTCAGCTCTCTTTTTAGAGTTAGGACTGTCTTCCTGGTTTAGCTGATTGCAAGAGGTTTTCACTCTTTCTGTCAGTCAGGAGCAAGACAGAGTCAGTGAGGTTGATGGGTCCTAAGATGGGTGGAGTCATTCCTCACGGACAGAACCCAGTGCGTAGTGGTCAATGGAGCATCCTCACAGCAAGCTAAAGTCACTAGCAGCGTGCCGCAAGGCAGCGTTTGCGGGCCTCTACTCTTCGTCATCTACATCAACGACCTGCCGGAGGTGTGTTCCTGTCCTGTCCGCCTATTCGCCGACGATACGAAGGTCTACACTCGCAGCGACACAGAGGGGGGGCCAGAGGCACTACAGCATGACCTGGACAGTCTACAACAGTGGTCGGACAACTGGCTGCTCCGCTTCCACCCAGATAAGTGCCACGCCTTGAAGCTCGGCAACAAGAAGTCCGAGGCAAAGTACTTTATGAaggggaagaggggaggggtggATGTCAACATTGAGCTACAGGAGAGTGAGGTGGAGAAAGACTTGGGTGTGCACGTCGACAACAGACTGAGCTTCAAAGAACACGTCAGCATAGTCTCTGGAAAGGCCAACCAGATCGTGGGCGTCATCAGGAGAACTTTTGACTACCTGACGGAGGAAATGTTCATCCAACTATACAAGAGTCTGGTCCGACCCAAGCTGGAATACGGGCACTCAGTGTGGCAGCCACACCACAAGACGCTATGTGCTGAAGTGGAGAACGTGCAACGCAGAGCGACCAAACTAATTCCAGGTCTGAAAGACGAGCCCTACTGTGAGAGGCTGAAAGCTCTGAAACTTCCAAGCCTGGAACACCGTCGCCTGCGGGGCGACATGATAGATGCCTTCAAGTATGTGCACGGCATGTACGAAGCGGACAGACCCCACTTTGAGCCCATCAGCAGTAGAGACACTAGAGGCCACTCTCTGAAACTCGGCAAAGACCACTGTAGACTGAACGTACGAAGCAATTACTTCTCCCAGCGAGTAGTGAACACCTGGAACAGTTTGCCTGAAGAGGCAGTAACAGCGCCATCAGTCAACAGCTTTAAGACCAGGATAGACAATTTCTGGCGCCACAGTACTTCTATGTACAACCCTACCTGCCTCGTTTAGATTGTAGAACAGCCCGCCACGCATTCTACAGTCTAGTAATAGGACCTATGTAAAGGCTACACAGCCTACCTCATAGtaaacttcaagttcaagttcaagttgaCGCTCTTTCCGGTTGTCCGGAAGACGTAACTCACGAAGTTTAAGGTCAGTTTCACTCAGGTCTCAACCAGACTTGAGGTGATAAGGATTTTATCTAAGCTGACCttatctgggttttttttttaccatcaTTAAGCAAATCCATGAGTGGTTACAAacacagggggaggggggggggggcagtcagcccTTCCTCCAGCACCTGCTAGAGTGCTCTATTCTAGAACTCGGGCATCGACTTTAGCAGTCCTCAGTTCAGGAGGATGCTATGATGTTCTACGAACAGCTTTTTTGAAGGCTGATGATGTTTCATCAATTTTGAAAAACGTCGTCGGGACTAGACAGGACATTCCCCTTCCTACGCCCGGTTTGCGGCAAGCAGAAGCGGGTCAAGTCCTCTTCAGAGTATATTATAggttcccaccgccttgttgaaactatctgctatatgtgattcggagtaagaatatgtaatttaatcgaaaattttattaataaattttcatttgattaatatacttacccgaatcacatagtgtatTCCCTCCCTCCAACCCCGCATTATAGTTTCTAGGTATTCTATAAAAGTCGTATGACTTGGACGACGTGTTCGGGAGCGGTAGTGACGTCACTCATACCAATGGGAGTTAACCCCATGGGCTGGCGTCCTTACCAACGCATCCGTTAACACtttttttgtggtggggttgcttccctttaactTTTTAGACGGGTAGcgattttcagaccttagcaatctctgactgcgtcaatgctatatgtgattcgggtaagtatattaatcaaatgaaaatttattattaaaattttcgaaTACATGCTATTgacatgaaaacaaaaacatgccATCAAGCTTTTGGAAGCCAGGCTTCATTTCACTGCTGTAGATTCATTATTTTTTCCATTTTCAACCAGCCAAAGGTTAACAATTAGCACTTTTCTAGATGTCATCGAGCCATCTCTGCAGATTTCAAAAATATTCCTCAAAACTGATTTACCTGGAATTTAAGTAAGAAAAGCTGTAAAGGGTTTCAATTTACCACTGTTTttatcttttaaaaaaacaactttttttttcgcagAAAGAAAGAGGAGGATGCGAGGAAACGCTTGCTGAAGAATCCAGTAAAAATGAAGCAGCTTGAAAAATTAGTAAGTTTTGATCACATGCTGCAAACATACTGATATGTTTTTTACTGGTTTGTATTAAGTTGtaatacacacatgtacacacatacgcacaggcACAGACCCCCACACGtgcatcacacgcacacacaggcacacatataTTCACACTTGCCAGTCATTTGTTCCTTCATTGTCCCTACATTGTCTCTGCAATATGTTGGTTTTTTATCTACCTAAAGAGAATCAAATCACAATTTTTTTCTTGGTTATTAGGTTGAACAGCAGCGGCAGCAGAAAATAAAAACGGCGAAGAAggcaaaaaaagagaagaagaacaagaagaaaaggaagaaaaagaaaggcaaGGATAGCGACTCGGACAGTGACTCCTCAGACAGTGAAGACGACTTGGTGAACAAGTACCTCACCATCCTCACCCAGAAAAAGAAACCAGGAGGGGATGCAGATGAAGGCAAACACCAAAATGAACACAAGCAGAGCAACAGAGCCAGAAATGATAAGGGAGACGGCGCCAGAGATGACAGGGGAGACCACCACTCCCACAAATTcattgacagaaacagaaaccaAGCACACGGCAGACACAGAGAAGACGGTAACCAGGGTAACAGCTGGGGGCCAAGGCATGACAAGAATGATCGACATCCCGGAGACAGGAACCAGGGGCGCGACAGGGGGCAAAGGCCTGACAGGAATGAGGAATACCTTGACAAAAGGAAAGCAAATGAAAGGGCAGGTAGACAGAGGCCCGACAGTCCAGCACAgcagaggagaaaaaaaagcagcAGCTCTGATGAATCGGAACCAGAGCCTCAGCAGAGGCTGCAGCGACAGGACAGCAGTGACGGAGAAGTGCAAAAGAAGGTTTATGGTTTGATAGTGAGTACTGCTTATTCTGTTCTGTTCAGTTGGTGCATTTCTCGGTCTCAGTGTATAACTATAGTTGTTTGCATTCAACATTGAAGCATTGCAGAGAGTTTTGATTAGTTCGGGATTCTCAGTGACAAGAATTTGCTTCTTCACAATGATTCTGAAAGCATGAAATAAATTGCACAAGTCGGTATGAATGGAATGAATGTGTGATGGATAATGACTTGGATTGTGCAAAAAGTTGCTCATTTACTGCTACAAAGTACCATCATGGAAGTGTCACAACAGGGCTGTTCTGTGGTAATACACTGAATTgttagttttttttaacaaaggtGTCCCAGTATCTctgtatttaaaacaaaataaaaattgaaCCACATGACAATCCGCCCTTCAACTGCTTTAACCGCGTAGTTTTAACAGCAGACACAGTAATGTTACCCTCCACCACTAATCTTCTTCTCTTGTTCAGCCAAtttggacgtaaacaaaacaactgGAACTACCTGCCGACAGCGCCGCGGGCTATGTCAGGGACGGACAACTCATATCACTTTCATTTTGAGACAATGCTGTAGCCCAGCTTCCTTAGTGTTGTTGATGACTGCTCTTAGGTTTTCAGTGTTTATTTTTTAGTAATAATGTTTTGATATTGTTTcatgcgacttgtttcttttttttcagaaaagtgTGAGACATGGCATGGGCACAGCAGAACATAAGTCATCGGAAGTCAAAGTCAAGTCTGAAAATCCAAGACGATCAAGGTCATCTTCTTCATCAAGGTCATGCTCAA
It encodes the following:
- the LOC138959082 gene encoding pre-mRNA-splicing factor CWC25 homolog — encoded protein: MEKVDVDEKKKMFELMKDRELGGNMDWMYRGEKPDTEEFLLGKSVDKMVAEATTAEEGSGSIISERIKANVALDMQAKMREDPLFAIRKKEEDARKRLLKNPVKMKQLEKLVEQQRQQKIKTAKKAKKEKKNKKKRKKKKGKDSDSDSDSSDSEDDLVNKYLTILTQKKKPGGDADEGKHQNEHKQSNRARNDKGDGARDDRGDHHSHKFIDRNRNQAHGRHREDGNQGNSWGPRHDKNDRHPGDRNQGRDRGQRPDRNEEYLDKRKANERAGRQRPDSPAQQRRKKSSSSDESEPEPQQRLQRQDSSDGEVQKKVYGLIKSVRHGMGTAEHKSSEVKVKSENPRRSRSSSSSRSCSRSPKRSSHRKEPRRHHSSPKQHRRKSPSRSRSRSPVRKRAVTSPRRRKSRSKSPARKQKSRSPPKKKLTAEEKQRRVQEMMDNAKWRDDQRRENVHRYREEEKKESSKLSSYQGDADFISSMMSNHASASSVEDRLKRNKHHIQRTRAALDKNFTER